A section of the Festucalex cinctus isolate MCC-2025b chromosome 7, RoL_Fcin_1.0, whole genome shotgun sequence genome encodes:
- the pomgnt2 gene encoding protein O-linked-mannose beta-1,4-N-acetylglucosaminyltransferase 2, translating into MMHTSVVGCRLNLGVLFNGLLVAVIAALLWQYSKLREHATMIEEELHMAQRSQEFTHTNIDYHLALQALHEDGTRMVCSSKMHTDRICRFEYLCYCTEGDEFVFFHSNASIMVPNLGSRRFQPALLDMSSVEDHNTQYFNFLELPTAALKFLSKPVFVPDVTLIFNRFNPDNIMHVFHDDLLPAFYTMKLYSDLDERARLMFMEGWGKGQYFDLYRLLSSKQPLLKDQLKDFGKLICFTKSYVGVSKMTTWYQYGFVQPQGPKANILVSGNEIRQFSEAFMVKMNITRKEEVEKDVGNVRDESEKDGYIVVFSRLTTRLIVNEAELIIALAQEFKMKVFKVSLEEQSFPSIVQVISGASILVSIHGAQLITSLFLPRGAVVVELFPFAINPEQYAPYKTLATLPGMDLYYFSWRNTKKENTVTHPDRPWEQGGIAHLEKEEQERILASKQVSRHKCCRNPEWLFRIYQDTLVDIPSLLDVVREGMKTRQSFKKSKPASIIHPGKVRETQCQTSVQATDKAQLIISWQIPWNLKYLKVKEVTYEVWIQEEGENTYMPHIIQQQNYTFSENIKPFITYLVWVRCIFNNNLLGPFADVLLCRT; encoded by the coding sequence ATGATGCACACTTCAGTGGTCGGCTGCAGACTGAATTTGGGTGTACTTTTTAATGGACTGCTTGTTGCTGTAATTGCAGCTTTACTTTGGCAGTACTCCAAGTTAAGAGAACATGCTACCATGATAGAGGAAGAGTTGCACATGGCACAGCGGTCCCAAGAATTTACACATACTAATATAGACTATCATCTAGCCCTGCAGGCTCTTCATGAAGATGGCACCCGCATGGTATGCAGCAGCAAAATGCACACTGATCGCATCTGCCGCTTTGAGTACCTCTGCTACTGTACAGAGGGAGATGAATTTGTATTCTTTCATTCCAATGCCTCCATTATGGTGCCAAACTTGGGTTCTAGACGATTCCAACCTGCTTTGCTTGACATGTCCTCTGTAGAAGATCACAATACCCAGTATTTCAACTTTTTAGAGCTTCCAACTGCTGCTTTGAAGTTCTTGTCCAAGCCTGTGTTTGTACCAGATGTGACACTGATTTTTAACAGGTTTAATCCTGACAACataatgcatgtttttcatGATGATCTGCTGCCAGCTTTCTATACTATGAAACTGTATTCAGACCTGGATGAGAGAGCACGTTTGATGTTCATGGAGGGTTGGGGTAAAGGGCAATACTTTGACCTCTACAGACTTTTGAGCAGTAAGCAGCCACTTCTCAAAGATCAGCTAAAAGACTTCGGGAAGCTCATTTGTTTTACTAAATCTTATGTTGGTGTGTCCAAGATGACAACTTGGTATCAGTATGGCTTTGTTCAGCCACAAGGACCCAAGGCTAACATTTTGGTCTCAGGAAATGAGATTCGACAGTTTTCTGAAGCTTTTATGGTTAAAATGAACATCACAAGAAAGGAAGAGGTGGAAAAGGATGTTGGTAATGTGAGAGATGAGAGTGAGAAGGAtggatacatagtcgttttcaGTCGCTTAACAACAAGGCTAATAGTCAATGAAGCAGAGTTAATCATCGCACTAGCTCAGGAGTTCAAGATGAAAGTCTTTAAAGTTTCTCTGGAGGAACAGTCTTTTCCCAGCATTGTCCAGGTTATCAGTGGTGCTTCCATTCTAGTGAGCATTCATGGAGCCCAGCTCATCACCTCACTTTTTCTCCCCCGAGGAGCTGTTGTGGTTGAACTTTTCCCCTTTGCTATAAACCCAGAGCAGTATGCTCCATACAAAACCCTTGCTACACTTCCAGGCATGGAtctatattatttttcatggagaAATACCAAGAAGGAGAACACTGTTACCCATCCAGACAGACCCTGGGAACAAGGAGGTATAGCACACTTAGAGAAGGAAGAGCAAGAGCGAATATTGGCAAGCAAACAAGTCTCAAGGCACAAGTGTTGTCGCAACCCAGAGTGGCTCTTTCGAATCTACCAAGATACTCTGGTAGATATCCCTTCACTTCTTGATGTTGTCAGAGAGGGGATGAAAACTAGGCAAAGCTTTAAAAAGTCCAAACCCGCCAGTATTATTCATCCAGGCAAGGTTAGGGAAACCCAGTGTCAAACCTCGGTGCAGGCTACTGACAAGGCACAACTTATCATCTCTTGGCAGATTCCATGGAATCTGAAATACTTGAAGGTGAAGGAGGTAACGTATGAGGTGTGGATtcaagaagaaggagaaaataCTTACATGCCTCATATCATTCAACAGCAAAACTACACGTTTTCAGAAAATATTAAGCCTTTTATCACCTACCTGGTATGGGTCAGGTGTATATTCAACAACAACCTTCTGGGTCCCTTTGCAGACGTTCTTTTGTGTAGAACTTAA